From a single Bemisia tabaci chromosome 10, PGI_BMITA_v3 genomic region:
- the Tk gene encoding uncharacterized protein Tk: MYSLLLLSLFTILGLGPAPSCGAIEKRSSFDYELQDKKETSLGGGSGELVHEGDVYDYAGLEKRAPMGFHGMRGKKKTNNGLMGFVGTRGKKFDYSDADFQLLDAGIAPYLVGEKRGPSQAFFGMRGKKVPSGSNFFGVRGKKAPSNANFFGVRGKKAPSGFIGMRGKKYSEDDRLEELIDALKDYTLDSSREKRDIDSALSFQDFAAVRT; this comes from the exons ATGTACTCGCTGCTGCTTCTGAGCCTCTTCACGATCCTGGGTCTGGGCCCGGCGCCGAGCTGCGGGGCGATCGAGAAGCGGTCGTCGTTCGACTACGAGCTCCAGGACAAGAAGGAGACCTCCCTCGGCGGTGGCTCCGGGGAGCTGGTGCACGAGGGCGACGTCTACGACTACGCCGGCCTCGAGAAGCGGGCCCCGATGGGCTTCCACGGGATGCGCGGCAAGAAGAAGACCAACAACGGCCTCATGGGCTTCGTCGGGACCCGCGGCAAGAAGTTCGACTACTCCGACGCCGACTTCCAACTCCTCGACGCAGGGATCGCCCCCTATCTAGTCGGCGAGAAGCGGGGGCCGTCGCAGGCTTTCTTCGGAATGCGCGGCAAAAAG GTGCCCTCCGGATCGAACTTCTTCGGGGTGCGGGGAAAGAAAGCACCCTCTAATGCGAATTTCTTCGGGGTGAGGGGCAAGAAAGCTCCAAGCGGATTCATCGGCATGAGAGGCAAGAAGTACTCCGAGGATGACAGGCTTGAAGAACTCATCGACGCCCTCAAGGACTACACTCTCGACAGCTCCAGGGAAAAGAGGGATATCGACTCCGCGCTTAGTTTTCAAG ATTTTGCCGCTGTGAGAACGTGA